From one Leguminivora glycinivorella isolate SPB_JAAS2020 chromosome 5, LegGlyc_1.1, whole genome shotgun sequence genomic stretch:
- the LOC125226394 gene encoding uncharacterized protein LOC125226394, with amino-acid sequence MGRVIELHPGQDGYVRVVTLKTKNGTLKRPVVKLSLLLEHTEEEPRIHQSNSLPERDTDKQNSTRSYQKPKANKATLSSIFAVLLLLLSCLTTGQCDVNIIPFRETQGLYFDKLANMLLIRDEWKLVVYYNMEPYWDATNALQKYSRFLKDTCATIKTQVHCDVILLQLRHGFSELEYYNEILLSQHSSTRQSSLRTLRTRRGLADGVGYLANSLFGVLDARFAEQYRRDIALLQHNAQHMASLWKNQTSVVEAEYNLLKRSEDTMNQQHKMINQHMNNLEEAFKNLQHKVETNNIVNDFNLGTIIASNMLHNLKGMQDMLLDTVTDIHQGRFNPHVLTPEQLINELSAVASNLPRDVSLPIDNLHTDLRKIYNLLKVKARMMDDVLIFEIRLPLVSRDIYELLRIIPIPKRTGNKITAVIPVSEYVSINMKKDMYIPVSENDIRACTISSDSYFCYIKKPVYQLKGDNSFCESDKSGCKTASTTCTNNWIESNALNTYIYFCCAQCQVRTLCADQVTAHQLTNAGLINVGHGCIIKTNNFSVFPHKPHWSELKMKPDLYIPIMAPINHVINITIPPLQQKNESEDLQRETNELGEKIEQLKTTEVNAETISYHDIHHYAMIYVILGVIGTTALFIIIRRTLGKMPPTPSRHIAEEPPAATPPPPRASPRSVVVTEAHQLSDEDHCDTSNPSRLDKATSPSFKVVTFS; translated from the coding sequence ATGGGCAGAGTTATAGAGCTACATCCGGGACAAGACGGATATGTAAGGGTTGTTACACTCAAAACAAAAAACGGCACACTGAAGCGCCCAGTAGTCAAGCTCTCCCTTTTGTTAGAGCACACCGAAGAAGAGCCCAGAATACATCAAAGTAACTCGCTACCTGAGCGAGATACCGATAAGCAAAACTCGACAAGAAGTTATCAAAAACCGAAGGCAAACAAGGCCACATTGTCATCAATATTCGCCGTATTACTCCTACTTTTATCATGCCTCACAACCGGTCAGTGCGATGTCAACATCATACCATTTCGTGAAACACAAGGGCTATACTTTGATAAATTAGCAAACATGTTGCTAATTAGAGATGAATGGAAGCTGGTCGTCTATTACAACATGGAACCTTACTGGGACGCAACAAACGCATTACAAAAATACAGCCGATTTCTAAAAGATACATGCGCAACTATCAAGACACAAGtccactgtgacgtaatattaCTACAACTTCGTCATGGATTCTCCGAACTTGAGTACTATAATGAAATATTACTCAGTCAGCATTCGAGCACCCGACAATCATCGCTACGAACACTACGAACCCGCCGCGGCCTTGCCGACGGTGTCGGTTACTTAGCTAATAGCCTATTTGGCGTATTAGATGCACGATTTGCCGAACAATATAGAAGAGATATTGCACTTTTACAACACAACGCTCAGCACATGGCTTCACTTTGGAAAAATCAAACCTCCGTAGTCGAAGcggaatataatttattaaagcGTAGCGAAGATACAATGAATCAACAGCATAAAATGATAAATCAACATATGAACAATTTGGAAGAAGCGTTCAAGAATTTACAACACAAGGTTGAAACTAACAACATTGTTAATGACTTCAACTTAGGAACTATTATCGCAAGTAATATGCTCCACAACTTAAAGGGAATGCAGGACATGTTATTGGACACCGTCACCGACATCCACCAAGGACGTTTTAACCCACACGTGCTCACTCCGGAACAACTTATTAATGAGTTAAGCGCCGTTGCAAGCAATCTACCAAGAGACGTGTCCCTGCCTATTGACAACTTACACACGGATCTACGCAAGATATACAACCTGTTGAAAGTAAAGGCAAGGATGATGGACGACGTACTTATTTTCGAGATAAGGCTGCCTCTAGTTAGCCGAGATATTTATGAACTTCTAAGGATTATTCCGATACCCAAAAGGACTGGAAACAAGATAACCGCTGTTATACCTGTATCGGAGTATGTCTCCATAAACATGAAAAAAGACATGTATATTCCTGTCTCAGAAAATGATATCAGAGCTTGCACAATATCATCAGATTCCTATTTCTGCTACATCAAGAAACCAGTCTATCAATTGAAAGGCGACAACAGTTTTTGCGAATCAGACAAATCGGGATGCAAGACTGCCAGCACGACATGCACAAATAATTGGATCGAAAGTAACGCTctaaatacctatatttatttttgttgtgcaCAGTGTCAAGTTCGAACATTGTGCGCGGATCAAGTCACCGCGCACCAGCTGACGAATGCCGGACTTATAAACGTAGGTCATGGCTGCATTATTAAGACTAATAATTTCTCTGTTTTTCCACACAAACCTCACTGGTCTGAGCTTAAAATGAAACCTGATTTATACATCCCTATTATGGCACCTATAAATCACGTAATCAATATTACCATACCTCCCCTCCAACAGAAAAACGAATCTGAAGATCTACAAAGGGAAACTAACGAACTTGGAGAAAAGATTGAACAATTGAAGACCACCGAAGTTAACGCCGAGACCATATCATATCACGATATTCATCACTACGCCATGATATACGTGATTCTTGGAGTAATCGGAACTACAGCATTATTTATCATAATACGACGAACGCTCGGGAAAATGCCGCCTACGCCGTCCCGACACATCGCCGAGGAACCTCCGGCCGCCACGCCGCCCCCGCCCCGCGCGTCGCCGCGCTCCGTCGTCGTCACCGAGGCGCACCAACTCAGCGATGAAGATCACTGCGACACGTCAAATCCTTCGCGATTAGACAAGGCGACATCCCCTTCATTTAAAGTAGTTACTTTTAGTTAG